The following proteins are co-located in the Periplaneta americana isolate PAMFEO1 chromosome 12, P.americana_PAMFEO1_priV1, whole genome shotgun sequence genome:
- the LOC138710779 gene encoding uncharacterized protein, translating to MDKGKKMKPATSTPDHSMGDLTMLNVSTISVISDKSHHGSSSVSKLKIQNNLVYGHNIALLALATTKIQEETLSKVTTENMGKRLALLNDVEKKRDHVAALKKRIEESKYFIQLSEELKRKKEKLGPVLDFVSGLQNVEVLKNSLDCGMPTKGFLTEPGADALKITLNKTRNMLEEACRATHQHEVSYSERAHDVTSIQNNLESIVVIQKRCNNTANVLKDAVIEKASLKILRQRAMKKENCL from the exons Atggataaaggaaagaaaat GAAGCCAGCTACATCAACTCCCGATCATTCTATGGGCGACTTAACAATGTTGAATGTCAGTACAATAAGTGTAATTTCTGATAAGTCTCATCATGGGTCAAGCAGTGTTTCCAAACTTAAG ATACAAAACAATTTGGTCTATGGACATAATATAGCTTTGTTGGCCTTGGCGACAACTAAAATACAAGAAGAGACTCTTTCAAAAGTAACAACTGAAAATATG GGCAAGAGATTAGCATTGCTAAATGATGTGGAAAAGAAACGAGACCATGTGGCAGCTCTCAAAAAGCGTATAGAGGAATCTAAATATTTTATCCAACTGAGTGAAGAACTTAAACGCAAGAAGGAAAAGTTAGGACCTGTTTTGG ATTTTGTCTCAGGACTACAAAATGTAGAAGTACTAAAAAATTCTTTAGACTGTGGTATGCCAACTAAGGGATTCCTTACTGAACCTGGGGCAg ATGCACTGAAAATAACTCTTAATAAGACAAGAAATATGTTGGAAGAAGCATGCAGAGCAACCCATCAGCATGAAGTATCCTACTCTGAAAGAGCACATGATGTAACAAGCATTCAGAATAACTTGGAATCTATAGTGGTAATACAAAAAAG ATGTAATAATACTGCAAATGTACTCAAAGATGCTGTCATTGAAAAAGCATCACTGAAAATACTGAGGCAGAGGgctatgaagaaagaaaattgtttgtaG